Within Pseudomonas tructae, the genomic segment GTGTTCGAACGCTCCTGCAAGAAGTTTGCTGACCGCCCGGCGTTCAGCAACCTCGGGGTGACCCTGAGCTACGCCGAACTTGAACGCTACTCGGCGGCCTTTGCCGCTTACCTGCAGCAGCACACCGACCTGGTGCCGGGCGATCGCATCGCGGTACAGATGCCCAACGTGCTGCAGTACCCCATCGCCGTCTTCGGTGCCTTGCGCGCCGGGCTGATCGTGGTCAACACCAACCCGTTGTACACCGCCCGCGAGATGCGCCATCAGTTCAAGGATTCAGGTGCCCGTGCACTGGTGTACCTGAACATGTTCGGCAAGCTGGTGCAGGAAGTGCTTCCCGATACCGGCATCGAGTTCCTCATCGAAGCGAAGATGGGCGACATGCTGCCGGCGGCCAAGGGCTGGCTGGTCAATACCATCGTCAGCAAGGTCAAGAAGATGGTCCCGGATTACCGCCTGCCGCAGGCGGTGCCGTTCAAGCGCGCATTGGCCCAGGGCCGTGGCCAGTCCCTGAAGCCGGTATCGCTGAGCCTCGACGATATCGCCGTGCTGCAGTACACCGGCGGCACCACGGGCCTGGCCAAGGGCGCGATGCTGACCCATGGCAACCTGGTGGCGAACATGCTCCAGGTCCTGGCGTGTTTCTCCCAGCACGGGCCTGATGGCCAGCGTTTGATCAAGGAAGGGCAGGAGGTGATGATCGCACCGCTGCCGCTCTACCATATCTATGCCTTCACCGCGAATTGCATGTGCATGATGGTCACCGGCAACCACAATGTGCTGATCACTAACCCGCGGGACATCCCCGGCTTCATCAAGGAGCTGAAGAAGTGGAAGTTCTCCGGGCTGCTGGGGCTCAACACCCTGTTCGTGGCGCTGATGAACCACCCCGACTTCAAGGACCTCGACTTCTCGTCGTTGAAGGTCACCAACTCCGGTGGCACCGCACTGGTGTCCGCCACTGCCGAGCGCTGGGAAAGCATGACGGGCTGTCGCATCGTCGAGGGCTACGGGCTGACCGAAACCTCGCCGGTGGCCAGTACCAATCCCTATGGTCGGCTGGCGCGCCTGGGGACCGTGGGCATTCCAGTGCCGGGCACGGCGTTCAAGGTCATCGACGATGCCGGGGTCGAGCAACCCTTTGGCGAGCGCGGCGAATTGTGCATCAAGGGCCCGCAAGTCATGAAGGGTTACTGGCAGCACCCCGAGGCGACGGCCGAGGCCCTGGACAACGAGGGCTGGTTCAAGACCGGCGACATTGCGGTGATCGACCCGGACGGCTTTACCCGCATCGTCGATCGCAAAAAGGACATGATCATTGTCTCGGGCTTCAACGTATACCCGAACGAGATCGAAGAGGTGGTGATGAGCCATCCGCAGGTGGCCAGTTGCGCGGTGATCGGCATCCCGGACGAACGTTCGGGTGAGGCGGTGAAGCTGTTTGTGGTGGCGCGTGAAGGTGGGGTCAGCATTGAAGAGCTCAAGGCGTACTGCAAGGCCAACTTCACTGGCTACAAGGTGCCCAAGCACATCGTACTGCGCGAATCGTTGCCGATGACGGCGGTGGGCAAGATTTTGCGTCGTGAGTTGCGGGATATCGCCTGACAGTGGCTATAAACTACAAGCCGCCCGCACGCGTTCAGCTTGCGGCTTGTAGCTTAAAACTAGAGGTTTAGGTTTTTTACTCTAAAAATGACTACGTGACTATCAAGAGTCGTTTCTATGACTGTTTAGGCTGTTTTAGCTCTAGGCGGGCCTTGGCAAAGCTGCTACTCTCGGCCCGCTTCTGGTTATCTGGTTTGCAATAAACCGTAATCTTATATCAATAATAATCGCATCGACTGCGGTGAAGAATTCGCTGTTGCTGGAGGAGAGGGCTTCCATGATCGAAAATTTTTGGAAGGATAAGTACCCAGCCGGGATTGCCTCGCAAATCAATCCTGATGAGTATCCGAATATTCAAGCGGTACTGAAGCAGTCTTGCCAACGCTTTGCCGATAAACCGGCCTTTAGCAACCTGGGCAAAACCATTACATACGGCGAGTTGTATGAGTTGTCAGGGGCCTTTGCCGCCTACCTGCAACAGCATACCGACCTGCAGCCGGGTGATCGTATTGCCGTGCAACTGCCCAACGTCCTGCAGTACCCGGTCGCCGTGTTCGGCGCCCTGCGTGCGGGCCTGATCGTGGTCAACACCAACCCGTTGTACACCACGCGGGAATTGGAACACCAGTTCAATGACTCCGGCGCCAAGGCGCTGGTGTGCCTGGCGAACATGGCGCATCTGGCCGAGAAGGTGGTGCCCAAGACCCAGGTCAAACACGTTATTGTCACCGAAGTGGCCGACCTGTTGCCACCGGTTAAACGCCTGTTGATCAACAGCGTGATCAAGTACGTGAAGAAAATGGTTCCGGCCTATCACTTGCCCAAGGCAGTGAAGTTCAATGATGCATTGAGCAAAGGCCGTGGCAAGCAAGTCACCGAAGCCAATCCGCACAGCAATGATGTAGCCGTGTTGCAGTACACCGGCGGCACCACCGGCGTGGCCAAGGGTGCAATGCTGACCCACCGCAACCTGGTGGCCAACATGCTGCAGTGCCGCGCGCTGATGGGCTCTGACCTCCACGAAGGTTGCGAGGTCCTGATCACGCCATTGCCGCTTTATCACATCTACGCCTTCACCTTTCATTGCATGGCGATGATGCTGATCGGCAGCCACAACATCCTGATCAGCAACCCGCGCGACTTGCCAGCGATGGTCAAGGAACTGGGCAAGTGGAAGTTCAGCGGTTTTGTCGGCTTGAATACCTTGTTCGTTGCCCTGTGCAACAACGAGAACTTCCGCAAGTTGGACTTCTCCGGCCTCAAGCTCACCCTGTCCGGTGGCATGGCGCTGCAGATGAGTGTTGCCGAGCGCTGGAAGGCGGTAACCGGTTGCGCCATCTGCGAAGGTTACGGTATGACCGAAACCAGTCCGGTAGCGGCGGTCAACCCGGCCGAACGCAACCAGATCGGCACCATCGGTATTCCGCTGCCTTCGACCCTGTGCAAGATCATCGATGACGCGGGCCAGGAGCTGGCGCTGGGTGAAATCGGCGAGCTGTGCATAAAGGGGCCGCAGGTGATGAAGGGATACTGGCAGCGCGAGGATGCCACCAACGAGATTCTCGACAGCGAGGGCTGGTTGAAGACCGGTGACATTGCCCTGATCCAGCCAGACGGCTATATGCGTATCGTCGATCGCAAGAAAGACATGATCTTGGTCTCCGGTTTCAACGTCTATCCGAACGAACTCGAGGATGTGCTGGCCGCCTTGCCGGGTGTGCTGCAATGTGCGGCCATCGGTGTGCCGGACGAGAAGTCGGGTGAAGTGATCAAGATCTTCATCGTGGTCAAGCCGGGCATGACCCTGACCAAGGAGCAGGTGATGGAGCACATGCGTGCCAATGTCACCGGTTACAAGGTGCCGCGTTTCATCGAGTTCCGCGATGCGCTGCCGACCACCAACGTCGGCAAGATCCTGCGCCGTGAATTGCGTGATGAAGAACTGAAAAAGCTGGGCCTGAAGAAGATCGCTTAAGGCTCTGATCGCGGGGCAAGCCCGCTCCTACAGATACTGTAGGAGCGGGCTTGCCCCGCGATGCTTTCAACGCTTCAACGCAATTTTTCGAGCATCTGGTAATACCACATCCCCGCCGCCAGCAACGGATTGCCCAGCATATCGCCCATGGGCACTTTGATGTGTTTGCAACCGGCAAAGGTATCGAACTTCTCCAGCGTCCCGGTCAGCGCCTCGGCCATGATTTCGCCCATGATGTGGCTGGTGGCAATGCCGTGCCCGGAGTACCCCTGGCAGTACCAGACATTATCCGACAGCTTGCCCAGCTGCGGGATGCGGTTGACCACGATCCCCATCGCACAACTCCATTGGAATTCGATCGGCACGCCTTTGAGCGCCGGAAAGGTGCGCTCGATGCACGGCCGCAGTTCGCCAGCGATATCCCGCGAATCGCGCCCGGAGTAATTGGCGCCACCGCCAAACAGCAGGCGGCCATCGGCGGTTAGCCGGTAATAGTCGAGGACGAAACGGCAGTCATATACCGCAAGGTCCTGGGGGTTGATCTGCGCGGCCAGCTCACCCAGCGGTGCGGTGGTGACGATGCCGCCCATGGCCGGGAAGATCTTGCCCTTGAGCTGGCGCTGTTCCAGTTTGTGATAGACGTCGCCGGCCAGCAGGATCTGCTTGGCTTCGACCCGCCCGTGGGCAGTCACCAGCGCCGGCTGGTCGCCATGAACGATCTCCAGTACCTCGGAGTTTTCAAAGATCAGTGCGCCCAGGCTGTGCGCGGCGCGAGCTTCGCCCAGGCACAGGTTGAGCGGGTGCAGGTGCAGGTTGCGGCGGTTCTTCAGCGCGCCCAGGTACAACGGGCTTTGCAGGTGTTCGCCCATGGCATTGCGGTCGAGCAGCTCGACCTGGTCAGCCATGCCGCGGCGCTCGGCCTCGGCGGCAAAGGCACGCAGTTCGCCCATGTGCGACGCTTTCATTGCGGCGTGCAGGTGGCCGCGCTTGAGGTCGCAGTCGATGCCGTAGCGCGCAACCCTTTGCTCGATGATCTGGTGGCCGCGCCAGCGCAGGTGCCAGATGAAGTCGTCGACGTCATCGCCGAGCTTGTCGCGCATCTGCTTGCGCATTGCTTCATCGCCCGAGAGGCTGCCGGTGACCTGGCCGCCGTTGCGGCCGCTGGCGCCCCAGCCGATGCGGTTGGTTTCGACGATGGCGACCTTAAGGCCGCGCTCGGCCAGCTCCACCGCGCTGGCGACACCGGTGAAGCCG encodes:
- a CDS encoding NAD(P)/FAD-dependent oxidoreductase, with product MNAAVNTGPAQRSASYYTASLNDATQYPTLKGTVKVDVAIIGGGFTGVASAVELAERGLKVAIVETNRIGWGASGRNGGQVTGSLSGDEAMRKQMRDKLGDDVDDFIWHLRWRGHQIIEQRVARYGIDCDLKRGHLHAAMKASHMGELRAFAAEAERRGMADQVELLDRNAMGEHLQSPLYLGALKNRRNLHLHPLNLCLGEARAAHSLGALIFENSEVLEIVHGDQPALVTAHGRVEAKQILLAGDVYHKLEQRQLKGKIFPAMGGIVTTAPLGELAAQINPQDLAVYDCRFVLDYYRLTADGRLLFGGGANYSGRDSRDIAGELRPCIERTFPALKGVPIEFQWSCAMGIVVNRIPQLGKLSDNVWYCQGYSGHGIATSHIMGEIMAEALTGTLEKFDTFAGCKHIKVPMGDMLGNPLLAAGMWYYQMLEKLR
- the fadD2 gene encoding long-chain-fatty-acid--CoA ligase FadD2, translated to MQADFWNDKRPAGVPSQIDINAYKSVVEVFERSCKKFADRPAFSNLGVTLSYAELERYSAAFAAYLQQHTDLVPGDRIAVQMPNVLQYPIAVFGALRAGLIVVNTNPLYTAREMRHQFKDSGARALVYLNMFGKLVQEVLPDTGIEFLIEAKMGDMLPAAKGWLVNTIVSKVKKMVPDYRLPQAVPFKRALAQGRGQSLKPVSLSLDDIAVLQYTGGTTGLAKGAMLTHGNLVANMLQVLACFSQHGPDGQRLIKEGQEVMIAPLPLYHIYAFTANCMCMMVTGNHNVLITNPRDIPGFIKELKKWKFSGLLGLNTLFVALMNHPDFKDLDFSSLKVTNSGGTALVSATAERWESMTGCRIVEGYGLTETSPVASTNPYGRLARLGTVGIPVPGTAFKVIDDAGVEQPFGERGELCIKGPQVMKGYWQHPEATAEALDNEGWFKTGDIAVIDPDGFTRIVDRKKDMIIVSGFNVYPNEIEEVVMSHPQVASCAVIGIPDERSGEAVKLFVVAREGGVSIEELKAYCKANFTGYKVPKHIVLRESLPMTAVGKILRRELRDIA
- the fadD1 gene encoding long-chain-fatty-acid--CoA ligase FadD1 produces the protein MIENFWKDKYPAGIASQINPDEYPNIQAVLKQSCQRFADKPAFSNLGKTITYGELYELSGAFAAYLQQHTDLQPGDRIAVQLPNVLQYPVAVFGALRAGLIVVNTNPLYTTRELEHQFNDSGAKALVCLANMAHLAEKVVPKTQVKHVIVTEVADLLPPVKRLLINSVIKYVKKMVPAYHLPKAVKFNDALSKGRGKQVTEANPHSNDVAVLQYTGGTTGVAKGAMLTHRNLVANMLQCRALMGSDLHEGCEVLITPLPLYHIYAFTFHCMAMMLIGSHNILISNPRDLPAMVKELGKWKFSGFVGLNTLFVALCNNENFRKLDFSGLKLTLSGGMALQMSVAERWKAVTGCAICEGYGMTETSPVAAVNPAERNQIGTIGIPLPSTLCKIIDDAGQELALGEIGELCIKGPQVMKGYWQREDATNEILDSEGWLKTGDIALIQPDGYMRIVDRKKDMILVSGFNVYPNELEDVLAALPGVLQCAAIGVPDEKSGEVIKIFIVVKPGMTLTKEQVMEHMRANVTGYKVPRFIEFRDALPTTNVGKILRRELRDEELKKLGLKKIA